From Lolium perenne isolate Kyuss_39 chromosome 5, Kyuss_2.0, whole genome shotgun sequence, a single genomic window includes:
- the LOC127300741 gene encoding ASI1-immunoprecipitated protein 2 isoform X4 yields the protein MKSGVGSALGGCASTVKQADTGSQGTFSVALRKKRGRTAPPSSRCLRGKKDDKVMDSDDAINNLNHACNVQATAVKNTTAVDKTAQAILDDQVYKAEMNSTSSDNESAEEVEDVKVCDICGDVGDEEKLAVCNRCNDGAEHIYCMQVMMEKVPEVEWFCEECQAEVDFGKANLQKSQVKVGISKQESIEEKINKPINAAQGRSSSENEVDAETVGRKEWNEANQAIDTVTRRNEEDARIMTVAKQNIPEPGVLLMGSDSRKRIPLSRDSSFRLVMEKGKQPTPQVPTLLASSAAKSQAPPFAGQLSKSTSFNTSKVPKVKQLVNEAPQKTKTLKAQLTSSMKKEGPMCLSAKPSSFKKPKTCESAIKAKTSTIPPAEELTVINLPVSRNASNDRGTSILGCPSIAGSIAFPVQSKAESAAERLTTGNNTATFSNLGVANEQGAGNVPGNSELNKPLLAKAPVSVTSTSSPRSLGILGSGSQRNVFQKTCSQQFTAVHSRGQKTCSQQFTAVGRRPVHSSSTMSSDLMDKLSQAFLPGDKTIVSTVPELDYIWQGDFELWRTGRSPELCDGFQAHLSCTASRKVLEVAKKFPSRVQLEELPRQDSWPMQFQENGPTHENIGVFFFARDAHSYEHHYSKLVQNMLNNDLALRGNIETAELLIFPSNILSNNSQRWNMFYFLWGVFRVTKKGHDGAEPDCNSFSSATCADHQYIQVSEANIQGCSNEENSSGQPLGGTDLEDYCHDSIRTCCLTDSRGSINDVSTALARKRKIHAYPDSQKKMSDSSCCYADEPNVYVNTMPVTCSISSIHEQVNPVSHASGGAQKRKVDMLNWTDGVNGSLDKKIKLDNVSSTVESSVSENIRDGYPLAASSVDDCTDNKAMPGTSKSNGKCIFPLDLNAVDDDATTGNVVTILSSDDEDLPEQNTQGPKLELGDNEFSGKSIFSFSPMVEEKWNKGESLPTDTSGVLSLAIAFPASKEQAGKMQSESCNGL from the exons ATGAAGTCAGGAGTAGGCAGTGCCCTTGGTGGTTGTGCATCTACAGTAAAGCAGGCCGACACTGGTTCACAAG GGACCTTCAGTGTGGCTCTAAGgaagaaaagaggaagaacagCACCTCCATCTTCTAGATGTTTACGTGGTAAAAAGGATGATAAGGTCATGGACAGTGATGATGCTATTAACAATTTGAACCATGCTTGTAATGTGCAAGCAACTGCTGTTAAGAACACTACTGCTGTGGATAAGACTGCTCAAGCAATATTGGATGAT CAGGTTTATAAGGCAGAAATGAATTCCACGTCCTCAGACAATGAGAGTGCCGAAGAAGTTGAGGAT GTGAAAGTTTGTGACATATGTGGAGATGTTGGCGATGAGGAGAAGCTTGCTGTTTGCAATAGATGTAATGATGGTGCTGAGCATAT TTACTGTATgcaggtgatgatggaaaaggtTCCAGAGGTTGAGTGGTTTTGCGAAGAGTGCCAAGCTGAAGTAGATTTTGGAAAAGCTAACTTGCAAAAATCTCAAGTGAAGGTTGGCATTTCAAAGCAAGAGTCTATTGAAGAGAAAATCAATAAACCTATCAATGCTGCACAGGGCAGAAGTTCTTCTGAGAATGAAGTGGATGCTGAAACTGTTGGCAGAAAAGAATGGAATGAAGCAAATCAAGCCATTGATACGGTTACTAGGAGGAACGAAGAAGATGCAAGGATTATGACCGTGGCTAAGCAAAACATTCCTGAACCTGGGGTCTTATTGATGGGGTCTGACTCCAGAAAAAGAATACCTCTGTCACGCGACAGCTCATTCAGGTTGGTTATGGAGAAAGGGAAGCAACCCACTCCCCAAGTACCAACCTTATTGGCGTCTAGTGCTGCCAAGAGTCAGGCACCACCATTTGCTG GTCAACTCTCCAAGTCCACCTCCTTCAACACCTCTAAGGTCCCCAAGGTGAAGCAACTAGTGAATGAAGCTCCTCAGAAGACCAAAACTTTGAAGGCTCAGTTGACCTCTAGTATGAAAAAAGAGGGTCCAATGTGCCTATCTGCAAAGCCATCATCATTCAAAAAGCCCAAAACGTGTGAATCAGCAATCAAGGCAAAGACTTCCACCATACCACCTGCCGAGGAGCTAACTGTGATAAATTTACCAGTGAGCCGAAATGCAAGTAATGATAGAGGCACTTCTATCTTAGGATGTCCATCCATTGCTGGATCAATTGCTTTTCCAGTTCAGTCAAAAGCAGAATCTGCAGCCGAGCGTCTCACTACAGGAAATAACACAGCCACTTTTAGTAATTTAGGAGTTGCCAATGAGCAGGGTGCTGGAAACGTTCCTG GAAACAGTGAGCTAAATAAGCCACTTTTAGCAAAAGCACCAGTGAGTGTAACATCAACTAGTTCTCCGAGATCCTTAGGTATTCTTGGTTCTGGTTCCCAAAGAAATGTGTTCCAGAAGACCTGTTCACAGCAGTTCACAGCAGTTCACAGCCGTGGGCAGAAGACCTGTTCACAGCAGTTCACAGCCGTAGGCAGAAGACCTGTTCACAGCAGTTCTACTATGTCAAGTGATCTGATGGACAAATTGAGTCAAGCCTTTTTACCTGGTGATAAAACAATAGTTTCAACTGTTCCAGAGTTGGATTATATTTGGCA AGGTGATTTTGAGCTGTGGAGGACTGGAAGATCACCTGAGCTATGTGATGGTTTTCAAGCTCACTTATCATGTACCGCTTCACGAAAAGTGCTGGAAGTAGCAAAGAAATTCCCTTCAAGAGTCCAGCTTGAAGAACTACCTCGTCAGGACTCATGGCCCATGCAGTTTCAGGAAAATGGACCCACGCATGAAAATATTGGTGTTTTCTTCTTTGCTAGAGATGCCCATAG CTATGAACATCATTACAGTAAATTGGTTCAAAATATGCTAAACAACGACTTGGCACTCAGAGGAAATATCGAAACAGCTGAATTGCTTATATTCCCTTCCAACATCCTGTCAAACAACTCCCAGA GATGGAATATGTTTTATTTTCTGTGGGGTGTGTTTAGAGTAACAAAAAAAGGTCATGATGGTGCTGAACCAGATTGCAATTCGTTTAGTTCAGCTACTTGTGCAGACCATCAATATATCCAAGTTTCGGAAGCTAATATTCAGGGATGTTCAAATGAAGAGAACTCTTCGGGTCAGCCTCTGGGTGGAACAGATTTGGAAGATTATTGTCATGATTCAATTAGAACATGCTGTTTAACAGATAGCAGGGGTTCAATCAATGATGTTTCCACTGCTCTGGCAAGAAAACGCAAG ATACATGCATATCCAGACTCTCAAAAGAAAATGTCGGATTCTTCCTGCTGTTATGCTGATGAGCCAAATGTTTATGTAAATACAATGCCAGTAACTTGCTCTATCTCATCCATCCACGAACAAG TGAATCCTGTTTCGCATGCATCAGGTGGGGCACAAAAACGGAAAGTTGATATGCTGAACTGGACTGATGGAGTCAATGGATCACTGGATAAGAAAATTAAATTGGATAATGTATCATCCACTGTGGAGTCTAGTGTAAGTGAGAATATTAGAGATGGTTACCCTCTAGCAGCTTCATCTGTGGATGATTGCACTGACAATAAGGCAATGCCTGGAACCTCGAAGAGTAATGGAAAGTGCATATTTCCGCTAGATCTAAATGCGGTGGATGATGATGCAACTACTGGAAATGTTGTAACTATTCTGTCTTCTGATGATGAAGATTTACCTGAACAGAACACGCAAGGTCCTAAGCTAGAGCTGGGGGACAACGAATTTTCTGGAAAATCCATCTTTTCGTTCTCTCCCATGGTTGAAGAAAAGTGGAATAAGGGAGAGTCGCTGCCTACTGATACGTCAGGTGTCCTGTCCCTTGCCATTGCATTCCCAGCGTCAAAGGAACAAGCTGGTAAAATGCAATCGGAGTCATGCAACGGGCTCTAG